A segment of the Malaclemys terrapin pileata isolate rMalTer1 chromosome 1, rMalTer1.hap1, whole genome shotgun sequence genome:
TCACTCCTAACatgagctggatttgaaccattGTCCTAGAACTAGAAAAGATCTCCATCCTATCACCTGGGTCTTTGAACCAACCAACTTGCCTGATCATGTCACTCTAAAGTTTCAAAAGCAAACCAGTGAGTTAATACTCGGTTAGAGACCAGGCTTTTGTTCAAAATGTACAGGCCCCTTGTTTCAGAATGCAATTTGGACTCTCAAGCACTAGCTACCATTTATCTCTCCACATAGTATGATTTACTTCTGCAGTTAATCGCATGGGCAATTTTTGAGGGTGTAGGTTCACACCTGCAAAAAAGGGAGGCTGGGCTGAAGCCTGGTTGGAAATTGGAACCCTATTAAAGTTATTAAATTGACCGCAAACAACAGATGCAGATCAGATTGCATCATGAACGCTATTTTGCTTTCCCGCACTGGATTCTAGGAATGGGGTTAATTGGAAGCATCAGAGCTTAGACTAGTCTAGATACTGACGCGGCTTTAGGAGGGAAGGTGGTCTGACTGATTCTGAACCTTTCGTTGCCTTGCAGGTTCACAGCAGCGTCACATTCAGTGGAAGCCATGTGGGTGACCAACCTTCTGGCCCTCTGTGCCCTAGCGGCTGCAGTGCTCTCGGAAGATAAGAAGCTGAGCGATAAGGCAACCACCTTAGCTGACCGCAGTGCAACTTTCGCCTTCAACCTCTACCACACGATGGCTAAAGACAAGAACATGGAGAACATCCTCGTGTCTCCTGTGGTGGTGGCCTCCTCGCTCGGCCTGGTGTCACTCGGTGGCAAGGCTACCACAGCCTCCCAAGCCAAGGCCTTGCTCAGCGCCGACAAGCTGAACGATGACTATGTTCATGGCGGACTGTCGGAGCTCCTGAACGAAGTCAGCAACTCCACCGCCCGCAATGTCACCTGGAAGCTCGGGAACCGCTTGTATGGCCCCAGCTCCATCAGCTTTGCTGATGACTTTGTGAAGAGCAGCAAGAAGCACTACAACTACGAACACTCCAAGATCAATTTCAGGGACAAGAGGAGCGCCCTGAAATCCATCAACGAGTGGGCATCCCAGACCACCGATGGCAAGCTCCCCGAGGTCACCAAAAACGTGGAGAAgaccgacggggccctgatcgtGAACGCCATGTTCTTCAAACGTAAGTTAAATGGCAAGGGTGCTCTAAATTAGTGAGATGAGTGATCAAGTGCAGATGGCACCCGCTAGCCAATACCAGGCTTCACCTCCTGTTCCTAATCTAGACACAAAGGGCCTAATTCCGCtcccatttacactggtgtaaatcaatggagttgcacacTGGGGCAAGTGAGAGGAGACACAGGTGCAAAGAGTTTGCTAGAGTCCTACAGGGCTTTATACAGAGGGATCTTTCCCCCACAGCTGAAATGCACTGGAGTGAAAAACAGGAGCCATTGGAGCGTGCAGCAGAAATCTTATTTTAGGAGTGGAAGTGACTTTGTTTCTCCATCTGAAACTTCAAGAGGACATATGTTAAATAAATTGGTGCCATGGTAAATAAACTTCAGGATAGAAGGTtgttttttcgggggggggggggggggggggaggaggaggcaaggaATTTGCTAGTCCCAGTCTCACCCCAAGTTAGCACAAtaataaaaatgggatttttttttaaaactccaaaGTATCTGTTATAAAGCCAGAGACAAGACACTGCACTAGATATATCGGTGTTCTCTTCAGTAGGACAAATTGTGGGTTCTTAGCTGCTCACCAGTCTAGGGAGTTAAATTTGTGCGTGATGACACAGCCCATTTCCATTTCTTGTTAACTGATGGgttttcctcctcttccatttATAGCTCACTGGGATGAGAGGTTCCATCACACGATGGTGGACAACCGTGGTTTTATGGTGACCCGTTCCTACACAGTGGGAGTTCCCATGATGCACCGCACAGGTAAGTTTTAGCTTATGCTCCCTACAACAAGCTCCACTGGACTAAATCCATCCTGTTGATTTACAGCAGAGATGATATTAGCCCAGTTGGTCAACTTTTCACCTGTTTTTCTTTCCCTACCAGCCTTTCAGATGAGACAAAACTATGCAGCTTTATGCTTAAATCTTAGTATAAGCAGATGGAATGCCATGTCTGTTGGTGGCTTTAGATCTGGACACTTCTTCTTCATTAGGAAGAGATTCCATAGGAGAGCTAGAATTGGGGCATCAAACTGAGCTCTGAATAGTAGCAGCTCTCAGTCACCATCCACACTTGTCTACTTTTGGGCCGGTAAACTAGACAGTCCCCAGCTTGCACTCCACTGAAAACCTGGGGCAAATTAGCAACAGAATCAGGTAGCTTTATCTGCTTCCCATGGCTCACCGTTATCGCCTCTGCTTGCAACTCTTTTCTTAAAGGTCTGTACAACTACTTTGATGACGAGGCTGAGAAACTTCAGATTGTGGAGATGCCTCTCGCTCACAAACTCTCCAGCATGATCTTCATCATGCCCAACCATGTGGAGCCACTGGAGAGAGTTGAGAAGCTGCTGACCAGAGAGCAACTGAAGACTTGGATCGGCAAGTTGAAGAAGAGAGCTGTGGCCGTTTCCCTGCCGAAAGTCAGCTTGGAAGTCAGCCACGATCTTCAGGTAAATTCTCTCTTGACGCCATAAACCAGACTGGCTGCTAAGGATGGTTCCTGGATCTTCCCCCTACCTTTTGCTTTGAAGTGACAGGCTGGCACATATGATTGCTTATGAGCGGAGAAATTTCTGCCAACGTTGGAAAGGTTGCAAGAGACCAGGATGGTGAGGGAAGAGAGGACCCTGTGATTTCTGCCTTGGCAGCTTCCCTGAGTGGACATAAGAACTACATTTGAGGAGCCCAGAATAGGCAGATTTGATCAGATCTGCGTCTGTAGTTCTAACCAGATCCTCACTGTCCTTGCACTTGGGAAATCTCTTCTCCAGCCCTGAAAGTAGGGAGATGGGGCAATTAGAGGTGTGTTATACACAAGCTGGCTTGCTATACATGGTAAGCTTATTACTTACAAACTGCGTTATTCAGTGGAAATCTAGACTAACACTTCTGCTTAAATAGCTGCATGGCTCTAAGTTGGGCTCTGGGTTTATGGGTTTAAGCCCATGTATTGTCATTTTACCCAGCTCTCTTACACTTTTGCAAAACAGGGAGGAAAATTTCTCCATCAACTCCCCTGTTCTTATCAGGATCCAAGAAGCCACATCCCGCTGTTAACACCCCCAGGTAGCTAGACCTATTCCCTGAGCGCAGGGGtattactctgcatttacactACTGAGAGCAGACTCTAGCAGGTTGAGCATATGATTGAACAACATTAGTGTCTTCCCTAGGAGTCTAACCTGTCTGTCTTTCATCATAGAAACACTTGGCGGACCTTGGCTTGACTGAAGCCATGGACAAGAACAAGGCTGACCTGTCCAAGATTTCAGGCAAGAAAGATCTGTACCTTTCCAACGTTTTCCATGCTGCGGCCCTCGAGTGGGACACCGAGGGGAACCCCTTTGATGCCGACATCTACGGCCGAGAAGAAATGAGGAATCCAAAACTCTTCTACGCCGATCACCCATTTGTCTTTGTGATCAAGGACAATAAAACCAACTCCATTCTTTTCATTGGCAGGCTAGTGAGGCCCAAAGGGGACAAAATGCGCGATGAATTGTAGTTTGAATTTTCAGGTTTTGGTGGggattttttaaatggggaaatgTTCTTTTGTATTCTCTACGAACTGATGGGTGCTAGCCGGACCAGAGTGCATTTTGATGTTAAATCCAGCATACATTTTACCCTGCCAGAATATTCCACCAAAAGAAAATGCGGGGGAGGAataggggaggtgggagggagaggggtgaaAGGGCCAGGAACAATGGGAGGAACCAGTTCACTGGGATTCTGTTCCCAATCAGTGGCATATCTGCTGAGATTTTAGGTTACTGTCTGTCTTCCTTCTTCCTGCAGTAGAATAAATCCTTCTGCCAAGCATGATGGCACCATCTGCCAGGATGCAAACTGTCAGCCGAGGCCATGGTAAAGGTACCAGCCCACACATTTGCATCACAGTCTCTGTTGTGCCCTTTGTTCTAGACACATGGAGCACAGCTTCTCCATCCTTCTTCCCTGACAGCTTCCTTCAGGTTTGCGCTTAGGGGACAGCTTGCCTCCCACGCATAGATTGTCCCTGGTTCCTTGCACTGGGGGCGTTTCTTGGCTGAGCTGGAAGCCAGGGGGCTGGTCCCTTCATCTGTTCCCTCCTTGAAATTCTTCTGCCTGTATCTTGTTTGTTAAAGGGAGTGGCAGGGACTTGAGTGTGCTCCCGCTTACATTGACTGACTGACAGCAATAGAGGCACTCCTGACAGATGCAGATGTAAGGGAGAGGAGAAGTGAGCCCCCAGGAGTTAGTCAAACCATTTTGGTTACTTTAGAGGGGGAAACAGACTGTAACAAACAGCCATACAAGTAAGtaggtgctcagatgctgtggCCCACATACAAACATAGATACAAGTAGAATTTTCCCTGTACCTTCTAAACCACTTAGCTATGCTCTGAAATGTGTCATATCTCCCCAGCTACTTCCAGTTGAACATAGACTAAAAACCTATCCACTCCCCTTACCCATGGACAGCTAAATCTTGCAAAAATCTGCTTCTTTGGGAatactctatttaaaaaaaaaaaaaaacgccttAAATCACACAGCACTGAGGTGTCTTAGCAAAGGGGCCAAGGCCAGAATGGGCCATAAAGATTAAAAGACCCTTTTTCAGGTGGTCCCTTTAGCAGAGAGGTGaggtgcagctgggggaggggtgattTGATCTACAGCTAACTCTGCTCTACCTGCTCTGTGGATCGAGAGGATTTCGGGCAGGGGAGCTACCAAGCAGACAACTCACCAGCACTGGGCCTGCCATCGAAAGGTTTCATTAACCCCTTAGACTGGAGAGGAGGAAGTTCACGTCTCTTGGTGCTTTTGTTTCAGGCTGTCAGGACAGACTGGGCAAGAAACAGTTTACATTGTGAAGGTTCTCTCTGCAACTAGAAAGCTAGAGCCCGAACCATCTCCCAAGGGGAAGATGCCCACTGACACCTCTCTATGGGAACTGTCTCAGgcccttcatttccttttcctaaaATAGAAAGACTTTAGATTTTCCATAGCCTGGCTTCCTAATGACCCTTTCTACACAATCATCTTCCCAAGAGGGGTTCACTCCCCAGTGGCTGACCTGCATAAGGCACATAGGGTAACACTTGTACTTATAGCTATGTATTTATGCGTGAGAAGTGGCAAGTCTCATGATCCAACTCCAGCGTAGAGTTGATGGATCAAAGTGAATGTTCCCCCAAGGGACATTATCAGGTTGaagcttgtatttaaaaaaattaatggtccTGATCCTACAAATTCCTAAGTATGTGTTTAATGCTGCTTATACACACAATATCACGGCAAAACTGTAGAACAAAGGGTTAGAtaattgtttttcagtttaatctaCTTTCTGTGTCACTGATGCCAATTGCAATCAGGCTGGACAGTGAAACTGGACTGGTTACAGTTACTTTCTAATCTGTTTCACTTTCAAGTTCTCAAGTACAAGCCCAATCCTGCAGCATCTGGATTTCAGAGGCTGACAGAGGTGTACTTGGTAAATTGACTTCCACAATAGTTTAAGTTGATTTGAATTTTGTGTATATATCTAACTCTTGGGGGCCAAAATTTAACCTGATCTTGTCTCTTAGTAGATGAAGTTACAAAAGTAAAGTATATGTGCCAAAATCACATCCAGGTCAGCCCATAGGGCAATGCTGCCCTTAACACCTCCAGTTAAAGTGCTGACAATCATCGccaatggaggggagggggaggcgcacAGGCATGTATCAGAGTGCACAAATTATTGtctgagcatgcacactgcaAATCTGTGCACTGAAACCCATGTCTGTTGCACATTTATACAGGATGGGGTCGGTGGGAGTGTGGAGAACACTGGGAGAGTGTCAATTTGCATCATGTGAATGGAagtgtctgcttttttttttcctgttttgaatTCTTGTACCACAAAACTGAGTTGTATAATTTTGCAATAAAACTTTTTCAATTAATCTTGGCATTTGTTGGGAGGTGCGGTTTGTGATCATAAAGGCCTGGATTGTTTGAATCTGGCAGTGGCCATAAGCAATTGATTTCAAGGGGTTTATCTGCAAAACCTCATTCAGGTGCTGAAGCTTGGCTGACAAGTTTCTGCCCTGTCCACTTAAATTTAACCTGGGTTTATTATTTGTCTTGTAATTCAGTATAGTATTCGCCCAACAATCAGAGCAGCACTTTATGAACATTCATTTAGCCTCTGCACCCCTCTGACACAGGGAAACAGCACAAAGTGGTTAGTCATCTGCTTTCCAGATTTTCTGAATGCTCACAGCTTCTACTGAAGCTAACGGAAGCTCCAGGTCAGTGCCTTGACCCTCAGTGTGTGGCTGGAGAAAAggcaggcttaaaaaaaaaacaaaaaaaaaaaaaaccaagcaacTTGCCCACAGTTGCGAAGAAAATATGgtaaagccaggaatagaccccCTGATGCCTCCATCCTCTGCTTGACCCCATTAGCTGGTAACACCTGCCACATGCTCAAAGCACCCTCAGTTCCACCTGAAACAATGGGCAGCCTTAGGTGAACAGGGCCCCGTGGTGCCTTTCATTCCAGTAAAAGACCTACGCAAACAAGGCAAGATGTCTCATTGGTTCACACCTCTactttaaccactggaccatgctcGCACCCTGCGTGACTAGCACAGATTTTAGCCACAGCTCTTTCCTCGGTGGCTGAACCTGCTTGGCTTTGTGTTCTGAGGAAGAATTTAAATGACAGGCAGGTCTGAGAGAATCAaggtaggtgagggaatatcttttattggaccaacttctggtcaGAGGGACAGGCTGTTGAGcatatacagagctcttcttaggAACAGCAGGGAAAATAGCATGGAGATGACAGGAGGAGGATACCCCACGTACTGGAGGAggaaaggagcagggcaggctaaTCTTAAAAGTAGCTGTAAGACAATACCAAAGGGTTTGGTGTTTCTTGGCTCAACCAGTCACAAATTACAACGAGCTCTTTCTACTCCCAGCCCTAAAAACTCAGCCTAGGATCTTAAAGTTAAACTGGGCTCTTTCAGAGTCATATGTCATCAGGAACTTTCTGCACATCACAGGCAgcttaatagattttaaggccataaAGGACCATTACTGCCAATCTAGCTGGATGTTCTGCATAACAGACCATGGCTCACTCTCAGCAATTCCTGCATCTAGCCCTACAACTGATGCCAAACTGCAACAGGACTTTTAGAAAGACTCCCAGTCTTGATAGAAAGATTCCAACTGATGAAGAAtttaccacccccaccccaatgtgCTGACCAGTTCCAGTGGAtaccacagtaatacaaataatcaccCACACAGTTACAAATGTGTCTTATTTTCTATTTGAAGTTCTAGTCTCAGATCTTAGGTAAAGCCCTGTAGTCCAGACGCAACCTAGGCTGACAAGGGTGTTTTCTGTTGCGGCAGGAATACACCACTCCAACAAATGTTAGCTATGCTGAAAGAAGCActcttccatcagcatagctGCATGTACCCTACAGgttgtgtctgtcaggggtgtgtTATTTTCACAGCCCTGCCCAGCATTCCTATGCTGGTATTTTCAAGAGTAGTCTAAGC
Coding sequences within it:
- the SERPINH1 gene encoding serpin H1, which gives rise to MWVTNLLALCALAAAVLSEDKKLSDKATTLADRSATFAFNLYHTMAKDKNMENILVSPVVVASSLGLVSLGGKATTASQAKALLSADKLNDDYVHGGLSELLNEVSNSTARNVTWKLGNRLYGPSSISFADDFVKSSKKHYNYEHSKINFRDKRSALKSINEWASQTTDGKLPEVTKNVEKTDGALIVNAMFFKPHWDERFHHTMVDNRGFMVTRSYTVGVPMMHRTGLYNYFDDEAEKLQIVEMPLAHKLSSMIFIMPNHVEPLERVEKLLTREQLKTWIGKLKKRAVAVSLPKVSLEVSHDLQKHLADLGLTEAMDKNKADLSKISGKKDLYLSNVFHAAALEWDTEGNPFDADIYGREEMRNPKLFYADHPFVFVIKDNKTNSILFIGRLVRPKGDKMRDEL